The Thermodesulfobacteriota bacterium genome has a segment encoding these proteins:
- a CDS encoding efflux RND transporter periplasmic adaptor subunit gives MKRALVAVLILAVLLAGVAVYLLFRPSSSPGTLLVSGNIEVTGAEVSFEIPGRVAERRVSEGQVVTAGQVVAVLDAEELEREAALRRAEVRAAEAALAELEAGSRPEEIERERAAVRRAQAWLDELLAGSRPQEIAAAEAAVEQARAEAERWSAEYDRQKRLFEREVISAKELEGAEAAYKTTSAVLRSAEERHLLVREGPRGEQIAQARAGLDQARQALALVWAGPRPEVIEQARARRDQAREALALAETRLGYTVLAAPLSGVVLSEHVEAGEYVSPGTPVVTVGDLGQVWLRAYVGQTDLGRVHLGQRVRVTTDTYPGRTYEGEVTFLASEAEFTPKSVQTREERVKLVYRIKVQIPNPHGELKPGMPADGEILLASGE, from the coding sequence ATGAAACGGGCTCTCGTCGCGGTCCTGATCCTCGCGGTACTGCTCGCCGGGGTCGCCGTCTACCTCTTGTTTCGCCCCTCTTCCAGCCCCGGCACCCTGCTCGTCTCCGGCAATATCGAGGTTACCGGCGCCGAGGTGAGCTTCGAGATCCCCGGCCGGGTGGCGGAACGCCGGGTGTCGGAGGGTCAGGTCGTGACCGCGGGGCAGGTGGTGGCGGTCCTGGACGCCGAGGAGTTGGAGCGCGAGGCTGCCCTGCGGCGGGCCGAGGTCCGTGCTGCCGAGGCCGCCCTGGCCGAGCTCGAGGCCGGCTCCCGGCCGGAGGAGATCGAGCGGGAACGAGCCGCCGTGCGAAGAGCCCAGGCCTGGCTCGACGAGCTTCTGGCCGGCTCCCGGCCCCAGGAGATCGCCGCGGCCGAGGCAGCCGTGGAGCAGGCCCGCGCCGAGGCCGAGCGCTGGTCGGCGGAGTACGACCGCCAAAAGCGCCTCTTCGAGCGAGAGGTGATCTCCGCTAAAGAGCTCGAAGGAGCCGAGGCCGCCTACAAGACGACCAGTGCGGTCCTGAGAAGCGCCGAGGAGCGCCACCTCCTGGTCCGGGAGGGCCCCCGGGGCGAGCAGATCGCTCAGGCCCGCGCCGGCCTGGACCAGGCCCGGCAAGCCCTGGCCCTGGTCTGGGCGGGGCCCCGCCCGGAGGTGATAGAGCAAGCCCGGGCGCGCAGGGACCAGGCCCGGGAGGCGCTGGCCCTGGCGGAGACGCGCCTGGGCTACACCGTCCTCGCGGCTCCCCTCTCGGGCGTGGTCCTCTCCGAGCACGTGGAGGCAGGAGAGTACGTCTCGCCCGGCACCCCCGTGGTCACTGTGGGGGACCTGGGGCAGGTGTGGCTTCGAGCGTACGTGGGCCAGACCGACCTGGGGCGGGTCCACCTGGGGCAGCGGGTTCGGGTGACCACCGACACCTACCCGGGCCGGACCTACGAGGGGGAGGTCACCTTCCTGGCCTCCGAAGCCGAGTTCACTCCCAAGAGCGTCCAGACCCGGGAAGAGCGCGTCAAGTTGGTCTACCGGATCAAGGTGCAGATTCCCAACCCCCACGGAGAGCTCAAGCCCGGCATGCCTGCGGACGGCGAGATCCTCCTGGCGAGCGGGGAGTGA
- a CDS encoding DUF6448 family protein, translating into MRNPTKSNLSSLACVAALGLALVLPVAAGAHCDTLDGPVVGTARTALEKGDVTPVLKWVRPEEEGEIRGAFQRTLAVRGKGAAEKELADLYFFETLVRVHRAGEGAPYTGLKPGAAVDPAVALADKALESGSVDKLADVLANAMTKGIRERFADASEKHKHAESSVDAGREFVESYVEFTHYVEGLHGLIKAGAAHHDGH; encoded by the coding sequence ATGAGAAACCCGACGAAGTCGAACCTGTCTTCCCTCGCGTGCGTGGCCGCCCTCGGCCTGGCCCTCGTCCTGCCCGTCGCGGCGGGCGCCCACTGCGACACCCTGGACGGGCCGGTGGTGGGAACGGCGCGCACGGCCCTGGAGAAGGGCGACGTGACCCCGGTGCTCAAGTGGGTGCGCCCCGAAGAGGAAGGGGAGATCCGGGGTGCCTTCCAGCGGACCCTGGCGGTCCGGGGCAAGGGGGCTGCGGAGAAGGAGCTCGCCGACCTCTACTTCTTCGAGACCCTGGTGCGGGTGCACCGCGCCGGGGAGGGGGCGCCCTACACCGGCCTCAAGCCCGGCGCGGCCGTCGACCCGGCGGTTGCCCTGGCGGACAAGGCCCTGGAGAGCGGCTCCGTGGACAAACTGGCCGACGTGCTCGCCAACGCCATGACCAAGGGCATCCGGGAGCGGTTCGCCGACGCCTCGGAGAAGCACAAGCACGCGGAGAGCAGCGTGGACGCGGGGCGGGAGTTCGTGGAGTCCTACGTGGAGTTCACCCACTACGTGGAAGGACTCCACGGCTTGATCAAAGCCGGCGCTGCCCACCACGACGGCCACTGA
- a CDS encoding TetR/AcrR family transcriptional regulator gives MGEARLGTQVRREQIAEAALAVISEQGLAGLSVAAVARRVGLVPSAIYRHFDGKEGVIDAVVGLIRERLLRNVREACTEVDDALDCLRRILTRHVQLIRNNVGVPRVVFSEELYASRPGRKGEVHAVVTGYLASVAEVIRRGQAAGRIRPELDAGTLSVLFLGLVQPSAILWHLSDGQFDVTKHTQRAWEVFRGAIEAPGLPRPTQRRESGREGEML, from the coding sequence ATGGGTGAGGCGCGGCTGGGGACCCAGGTGCGGCGAGAGCAGATTGCGGAGGCGGCCCTGGCGGTGATCTCGGAGCAGGGGCTGGCGGGCTTGAGCGTGGCGGCCGTGGCGCGACGGGTGGGGCTCGTCCCCTCGGCCATCTACCGGCACTTCGACGGAAAGGAGGGGGTCATCGACGCGGTCGTGGGCCTCATCCGCGAGCGCCTCCTGCGAAACGTGCGCGAGGCGTGCACCGAGGTAGACGACGCCCTGGACTGCCTGCGCCGCATCCTGACCCGCCACGTGCAGCTCATCCGCAACAACGTGGGGGTTCCGCGGGTCGTCTTCTCCGAAGAGCTCTATGCGAGCCGCCCGGGTCGCAAGGGCGAGGTCCACGCCGTGGTGACCGGCTACCTGGCGAGCGTGGCGGAGGTCATCCGCCGGGGCCAGGCCGCCGGGCGCATCCGCCCCGAGCTCGACGCCGGCACCCTTTCGGTCCTCTTCCTTGGGCTCGTCCAGCCCTCCGCAATCCTCTGGCACCTGAGCGACGGCCAGTTCGACGTCACCAAGCACACCCAACGGGCCTGGGAGGTCTTTCGCGGCGCCATCGAAGCGCCCGGCCTCCCCCGGCCCACCCAGCGCCGCGAGAGCGGCCGAGAAGGAGAGATGCTATGA